From Ictidomys tridecemlineatus isolate mIctTri1 chromosome 2, mIctTri1.hap1, whole genome shotgun sequence, the proteins below share one genomic window:
- the Adgrl1 gene encoding adhesion G protein-coupled receptor L1 isoform X5: MPTPSRWRTCSATCRTPSRSCRRGATTAPSVWWSLVPTPFLTPVLGPTSTWRCSTTVCPTKWSRKGMGGWGGAPHLSDISAALVPPPEPGMVAVFVCPGTLQKVLEPTSTHESEHQSGAWCKDPLQAGDRIYVMPWIPYRTDTLTEYASWEDYVAARHTTTYRLPNRVDGTGFVVYDGAVFYNKERTRNIVKYDLRTRIKSGETVINTANYHDTSPYRWGGKTDIDLAVDENGLWVIYATEGNNGRMVVSQLNPYTLRFEGTWETGYDKRSASNAFMVCGVLYVLRSVYVDDDSEAAGNRVDYAFNTNANREEPVSLAFPNPYQFVSSVDYNPRDNQLYVWNNYFVVRYSLEFGPPDPSAGPATSPPLSTTTAARPTPLTSTASPAATTPLRRAPLTTHPVGAINQLGPDLPPATAPAPSTRRPPAPNLHVSPELFCEPREVRRVQWPATQQGMLVERPCPKGTRGIASFQCLPALGLWNPRGPDLSNCTSPWVNQVAQKIKSGENAANIASELARHTRGSIYAGDVSSSVKLMEQLLDILDAQLQALRPIERESAGKNYNKMHKRERTCKDYIKAVVETVDNLLRPEALESWKDMNATEQVHTATMLLDVLEEGAFLLADNVREPARFLAAKQNVVLEVTVLNTEGQVQELVFPQEYPSENSIQLSANTIKQNSRNGVVKVVFILYNNLGLFLSTENATVKLAGEAGTGGPGGASLVVNSQVIAASINKESSRVFLMDPVIFTVAHLEAKNHFNANCSFWNYSERSMLGYWSTQGCRLVESNKTHTTCACSHLTNFAVLMAHREIYQGRINELLLSVITWVGIVISLVCLAICISTFCFLRGLQTDRNTIHKNLCINLFLAELLFLVGIDKTQYEIACPIFAGLLHYFFLAAFSWLCLEGVHLYLLLVEVFESEYSRTKYYYLGGYCFPALVVGIAAAIDYRSYGTEKACWLRVDNYFIWSFIGPVSFVIVVNLVFLMVTLHKMIRSSSVLKPDSSRLDNIKSWALGAIALLFLLGLTWAFGLLFINKESVVMAYLFTTFNAFQGVFIFVFHCALQKKVHKEYSKCLRHSYCCIRSPPGGTHGSLKTSAMRSNTRYYTGTQSRIRRMWNDTVRKQTESSFMAGDINSTPTLNRGTMGNHLLTNPVLQPRGGTSPYNTLIAESVGFNPSSPPVFNSPGSYREPKHPLGGREACGMDTLPLNGNFNNSYSLRSGDFPPGDGGPEPPRGRNLADAAAFEKMIISELVHNNLRGSSSGAKGPPPPEPPVPPVPGGGGEEEAGGPGGADRAEIELLYKALEEPLLLPRAQSVLYQSDLDESESCTAEDGATSRPLSSPPGRDSLYASGANLRDSPSYPDSSPEGPSEALPPPPPAPPGPPEIYYTSRPPALVARNPLQGYYQVRRPSHEGYLAAPGLEGPGPDGDGQMQLVTSL, translated from the exons GTGCAACAACCGCACCCAGTGTGTGGTGGTCGCTGGTTCCGACGCCTTTCCTGACCCCTGTCCTGGGACCTACAAGTACCTGGAGGTGCAGTACGACTGTGTGCCCTACA AAGTGGAGCAGAAAG GGAAtgggggggtggggcggggcccCCCACCTTTCTGACATCAGCGCTGCCTTGGTCCCTCCTCCCGAGCCGGGGATGGTCGCAG TCTTCGTGTGCCCAGGGACGCTGCAGAAGGTGCTGGAGCCCACCTCTACACACGAGTCGGAGCACCAATCAGGCGCATGGTGCAAGGACCCTCTGCAGGCTGGTGACCGCATCTATGTCATGCCCTGGATTCCCTACCGCACGGACACACTGACCGAGTACGCCTCGTGGGAGGACTATGTGGCCGCGCGCCACACCACCACCTACCGGCTGCCCAACCGAGTGGATGGCACGGGCTTCGTGGTCTACGACGGCGCCGTCTTCTACAACAAGGAGCGCACGCGCAACATCGTCAAGTACGACCTGCGGACGCGCATCAAGAGCGGGGAGACGGTCATCAACACTGCCAACTACCACGACACCTCGCCCTACCGCTGGGGCGGCAAGACGGACATCGACCTGGCTGTGGACGAGAACGGGCTGTGGGTCATCTACGCCACCGAGGGCAACAACGGGCGGATGGTGGTGAGCCAGCTCAACCCCTACACGCTGCGCTTCGAGGGCACGTGGGAGACGGGCTATGACAAGCGCTCGGCGTCCAACGCCTTCATGGTGTGCGGTGTGCTCTACGTGCTGCGCTCCGTGTATGTGGACGACGACAGTGAGGCGGCCGGCAACCGCGTGGACTACGCCTTCAACACCAACGCCAACCGCGAGGAGCCCGTCAGCCTCGCCTTCCCCAACCCCTACCAGTTCGTCTCCTCTGTTGACTACAACCCTCGGGACAACCAGCTCTACGTCTGGAACAACTATTTTGTGGTGCGCTACAGCCTGGAGTTTGGGCCACCGGACcccagtgctg GCCCAGCCACTTCCCCGCCCCTCAGCACCACCACCGCAGCTCGGCCCACGCCCCTCACCAGCACGGCCTCACCCGCGGCCACCACCCCGCTCCGCCGGGCTCCCCTCACCACACACCCGGTGGGCGCCATTAACCAGCTGGGACCagacctgcctccagccacagcccccGCCCCCAGTACCCGGCGACCCCCGGCACCCAATCTGCACGTGTCCCCTGAGCTCTTCTGCGAACCCCGAGAGGTACGGCGGGTCCAGTGGCCGGCTACCCAGCAGGGCATGCTGGTGGAGAGGCCTTGCCCCAAGGGGACTCGAG GAATTGCCTCCTTCCAGTGTCTGCCAGCCCTGGGGCTCTGGAACCCCCGGGGCCCTGACCTCAGCAACTGCACCTCCCCCTGGGTCAACCAGGTGGCCCAGAAG ATTAAGAGCGGAGAAAATGCAGCCAACATAGCCAGCGAGCTGGCCCGCCACACCCGGGGCTCCATCTATGCCGGGGACgtctcctcctctgtgaagcTGATGGAGCAGCTGCTCGACATCCTGGATGCCCAGCTGCAGGCCCTGCGGCCCATCGAGCGCGAGTCAGCGGGCAAGAACTATAACAAG ATGCACAAGAGAGAAAGAACCTGCAAGGACTACATCAAG GCTGTGGTGGAGACAGTGGACAACTTGCTCCGGCCAGAGGCACTCGAGTCCTGGAAGGATATGAACGCCACGGAGCAGGTCCACACGGCCACCATGCTCCTGGACGTCCTGGAGGAGGGCGCCTTCCTGCTCGCGGACAACGTCAGGGAGCCTGCCCGCTTCCTGGCTGCCAAGCAGAATGTGG TCCTGGAGGTCACTGTCCTGAACACAGAAGGCCAAGTACAGGAGCTGGTGTTCCCCCAGGAGTACCCCAGCGAGAACTCCATCCAGCTGTCAGCCAACACCATCAAGCAGAACAGCCGCAATG GGGTGGTCAAAGTTGTCTTCATCCTCTACAACAACCTGGGCCTCTTCCTGTCCACGGAGAATGCCACGGTGAAGCTGGCGGGCGAAGCCGGCACAGGTGGCCCTGGGGGCGCCTCCCTGGTGGTGAACTCCCAGGTCATCGCGGCCTCCATCAACAAGGAATCCAGCCGCGTCTTCCTCATGGACCCTGTCATCTTCACCGTTGCCCACCTGGAG GCCAAGAACCACTTCAACGCTAACTGCTCCTTCTGGAACTACTCGGAGCGGTCCATGCTGGGCTACTGGTCGACCCAGGGCTGCCGCCTGGTGGAGTCCAACAAGACCCACACCACGTGTGCCTGCAGCCACCTCACCAACTTCGCTGTGCTCATGGCTCACCGAGAGATC TACCAGGGCCGCATCAACGAGCTGCTGCTGTCGGTCATCACTTGGGTGGGCATCGTGATCTCCCTGGTCTGCCTGGCCATCTGCATATCCACCTTCTGCTTCCTGCGGGGCCTGCAGACAGACCGCAACACCATCCACAAGAACCTGTGCATCAACCTGTTCCTGGCCGAGCTGCTCTTCCTGGTTGGGATAGACAAGACTCAGTATGAG ATCGCCTGCCCCATCTTCGCCGGCCTGCTGCACTACTTCTTCCTGGCCGCCTTCTCCTGGCTGTGCCTGGAGGGCGTGCACCTCTACCTGCTGCTGGTGGAGGTGTTTGAGAGCGAGTATTCCCGCACCAAGTACTACTACCTGGGGGGCTACTGCTTCCCAGCCCTGGTGGTGGGCATCGCCGCGGCCATTGACTACCGCAGCTATGGCACCGAGAAGGC CTGCTGGCTGCGAGTGGACAATTATTTCATCTGGAGCTTCATTGGACCCGTCTCCTTTGTCATCGTG GTGAACCTGGTGTTCCTCATGGTGACCCTGCACAAGATGATTCGAAGCTCATCTGTGCTCAAGCCTGACTCCAGTCGCCTGGACAACATTAA ATCCTGGGCCCTGGGGGCCATTGCGCTGCTCTTCCTGTTGGGTCTTACCTGGGCTTTTGGCCTCCTCTTCATCAACAAGGAGTCAGTGGTCATGGCCTATCTCTTTACTACCTTCAACGCCTTCCAGGGGGTCTTCATCTTCGTCTTTCACTGCGCCTTACAGAAAAAG GTGCACAAGGAGTACAGCAAGTGCCTGCGTCACTCCTACTGCTGCATCCGTTCCCCACCAGGGGGTACTCACGGCTCCCTTAAGACCTCAGCCATGCGAAGCAACACCCGCTACTACACAGGGACCCAG AGCCGAATTCGGAGGATGTGGAATGACACCGTGAGAAAACAGACGGAGTCCTCCTTCATGGCAGGCGACATCAATAGCACCCCCACCCTCAACCGAG GTACCATGGGGAACCACCTACTGACCAACCCTGTGCTGCAGCCACGTGGGGGCACCAGCCCCTACAACACCCTCATCGCCGAGTCAGTGGGCTTCAATCCCTCGTCGCCCCCTGTCTTCAACTCCCCAG GGAGCTACCGGGAACCTA AGCACCCCCTGGGAGGCCGGGAAGCCTGCGGCATGGACACCCTGCCCCTTAATGGCAATTTCAACAACAGTTACTCCTTGCGAAGTGGGGATTTCCCTCCAGGGGACGGGGGCCCAGAGCCACCCCGAGGCCGGAACCTGGCCGATGCTGCCGCTTTTGAGAAGATGATCATCTCGGAGCTGGTGCACAACAACCTGCGAGGCAGCAGCAGCGGGGCCAAGGGCCCTCCGCCCCCCGAGCCCCCTGTGCCACCTGTACCAGGGGGTGGTGGCGAGGAGGAGGCCGGTGGGCCCGGGGGTGCTGACCGGGCGGAGATCGAACTTCTCTATAAGGCCCTCGAGGAGCCACTGCTGCTGCCCCGGGCCCAGTCGGTGCTGTACCAGAGTGACCTGGATGAGTCAGAGAGCTGCACAGCGGAGGATGGCGCCACCAGCcggcccctctcctcccctccggGCCGGGACTCCCTCTATGCCAGCGGGGCCAACCTGCGGGACTCGCCCTCCTACCCGGACAGCAGCCCCGAGGGGCCCAGTGaggccctgcccccacccccacccgcacCTCCTGGCCCCCCTGAAATCTACTACACCTCGCGCCCACCGGCCCTGGTGGCCCGGAACCCCCTGCAGGGCTACTACCAGGTGCGGAGGCCTAGCCACGAGGGCTACCTGGCAGCCCCAGGCCTCGAGGGGCCAGGGCCTGATGGGGATGGGCAGATGCAGCTGGTCACTAGTCTCTGA
- the Adgrl1 gene encoding adhesion G protein-coupled receptor L1 isoform X4 has protein sequence MARLAAVLWSLCVTAVLVTSATQGLSRAGLPFGLMRRELACEGYPIELRCPGSDVIMVENANYGRTDDKICDADPFQMENVQCYLPDAFKIMSQRCNNRTQCVVVAGSDAFPDPCPGTYKYLEVQYDCVPYIFVCPGTLQKVLEPTSTHESEHQSGAWCKDPLQAGDRIYVMPWIPYRTDTLTEYASWEDYVAARHTTTYRLPNRVDGTGFVVYDGAVFYNKERTRNIVKYDLRTRIKSGETVINTANYHDTSPYRWGGKTDIDLAVDENGLWVIYATEGNNGRMVVSQLNPYTLRFEGTWETGYDKRSASNAFMVCGVLYVLRSVYVDDDSEAAGNRVDYAFNTNANREEPVSLAFPNPYQFVSSVDYNPRDNQLYVWNNYFVVRYSLEFGPPDPSAGPATSPPLSTTTAARPTPLTSTASPAATTPLRRAPLTTHPVGAINQLGPDLPPATAPAPSTRRPPAPNLHVSPELFCEPREVRRVQWPATQQGMLVERPCPKGTRGIASFQCLPALGLWNPRGPDLSNCTSPWVNQVAQKIKSGENAANIASELARHTRGSIYAGDVSSSVKLMEQLLDILDAQLQALRPIERESAGKNYNKMHKRERTCKDYIKAVVETVDNLLRPEALESWKDMNATEQVHTATMLLDVLEEGAFLLADNVREPARFLAAKQNVVLEVTVLNTEGQVQELVFPQEYPSENSIQLSANTIKQNSRNGVVKVVFILYNNLGLFLSTENATVKLAGEAGTGGPGGASLVVNSQVIAASINKESSRVFLMDPVIFTVAHLEAKNHFNANCSFWNYSERSMLGYWSTQGCRLVESNKTHTTCACSHLTNFAVLMAHREIYQGRINELLLSVITWVGIVISLVCLAICISTFCFLRGLQTDRNTIHKNLCINLFLAELLFLVGIDKTQYEIACPIFAGLLHYFFLAAFSWLCLEGVHLYLLLVEVFESEYSRTKYYYLGGYCFPALVVGIAAAIDYRSYGTEKACWLRVDNYFIWSFIGPVSFVIVVNLVFLMVTLHKMIRSSSVLKPDSSRLDNIKSWALGAIALLFLLGLTWAFGLLFINKESVVMAYLFTTFNAFQGVFIFVFHCALQKKVHKEYSKCLRHSYCCIRSPPGGTHGSLKTSAMRSNTRYYTGTQSRIRRMWNDTVRKQTESSFMAGDINSTPTLNRGTMGNHLLTNPVLQPRGGTSPYNTLIAESVGFNPSSPPVFNSPEHPLGGREACGMDTLPLNGNFNNSYSLRSGDFPPGDGGPEPPRGRNLADAAAFEKMIISELVHNNLRGSSSGAKGPPPPEPPVPPVPGGGGEEEAGGPGGADRAEIELLYKALEEPLLLPRAQSVLYQSDLDESESCTAEDGATSRPLSSPPGRDSLYASGANLRDSPSYPDSSPEGPSEALPPPPPAPPGPPEIYYTSRPPALVARNPLQGYYQVRRPSHEGYLAAPGLEGPGPDGDGQMQLVTSL, from the exons GTGCAACAACCGCACCCAGTGTGTGGTGGTCGCTGGTTCCGACGCCTTTCCTGACCCCTGTCCTGGGACCTACAAGTACCTGGAGGTGCAGTACGACTGTGTGCCCTACA TCTTCGTGTGCCCAGGGACGCTGCAGAAGGTGCTGGAGCCCACCTCTACACACGAGTCGGAGCACCAATCAGGCGCATGGTGCAAGGACCCTCTGCAGGCTGGTGACCGCATCTATGTCATGCCCTGGATTCCCTACCGCACGGACACACTGACCGAGTACGCCTCGTGGGAGGACTATGTGGCCGCGCGCCACACCACCACCTACCGGCTGCCCAACCGAGTGGATGGCACGGGCTTCGTGGTCTACGACGGCGCCGTCTTCTACAACAAGGAGCGCACGCGCAACATCGTCAAGTACGACCTGCGGACGCGCATCAAGAGCGGGGAGACGGTCATCAACACTGCCAACTACCACGACACCTCGCCCTACCGCTGGGGCGGCAAGACGGACATCGACCTGGCTGTGGACGAGAACGGGCTGTGGGTCATCTACGCCACCGAGGGCAACAACGGGCGGATGGTGGTGAGCCAGCTCAACCCCTACACGCTGCGCTTCGAGGGCACGTGGGAGACGGGCTATGACAAGCGCTCGGCGTCCAACGCCTTCATGGTGTGCGGTGTGCTCTACGTGCTGCGCTCCGTGTATGTGGACGACGACAGTGAGGCGGCCGGCAACCGCGTGGACTACGCCTTCAACACCAACGCCAACCGCGAGGAGCCCGTCAGCCTCGCCTTCCCCAACCCCTACCAGTTCGTCTCCTCTGTTGACTACAACCCTCGGGACAACCAGCTCTACGTCTGGAACAACTATTTTGTGGTGCGCTACAGCCTGGAGTTTGGGCCACCGGACcccagtgctg GCCCAGCCACTTCCCCGCCCCTCAGCACCACCACCGCAGCTCGGCCCACGCCCCTCACCAGCACGGCCTCACCCGCGGCCACCACCCCGCTCCGCCGGGCTCCCCTCACCACACACCCGGTGGGCGCCATTAACCAGCTGGGACCagacctgcctccagccacagcccccGCCCCCAGTACCCGGCGACCCCCGGCACCCAATCTGCACGTGTCCCCTGAGCTCTTCTGCGAACCCCGAGAGGTACGGCGGGTCCAGTGGCCGGCTACCCAGCAGGGCATGCTGGTGGAGAGGCCTTGCCCCAAGGGGACTCGAG GAATTGCCTCCTTCCAGTGTCTGCCAGCCCTGGGGCTCTGGAACCCCCGGGGCCCTGACCTCAGCAACTGCACCTCCCCCTGGGTCAACCAGGTGGCCCAGAAG ATTAAGAGCGGAGAAAATGCAGCCAACATAGCCAGCGAGCTGGCCCGCCACACCCGGGGCTCCATCTATGCCGGGGACgtctcctcctctgtgaagcTGATGGAGCAGCTGCTCGACATCCTGGATGCCCAGCTGCAGGCCCTGCGGCCCATCGAGCGCGAGTCAGCGGGCAAGAACTATAACAAG ATGCACAAGAGAGAAAGAACCTGCAAGGACTACATCAAG GCTGTGGTGGAGACAGTGGACAACTTGCTCCGGCCAGAGGCACTCGAGTCCTGGAAGGATATGAACGCCACGGAGCAGGTCCACACGGCCACCATGCTCCTGGACGTCCTGGAGGAGGGCGCCTTCCTGCTCGCGGACAACGTCAGGGAGCCTGCCCGCTTCCTGGCTGCCAAGCAGAATGTGG TCCTGGAGGTCACTGTCCTGAACACAGAAGGCCAAGTACAGGAGCTGGTGTTCCCCCAGGAGTACCCCAGCGAGAACTCCATCCAGCTGTCAGCCAACACCATCAAGCAGAACAGCCGCAATG GGGTGGTCAAAGTTGTCTTCATCCTCTACAACAACCTGGGCCTCTTCCTGTCCACGGAGAATGCCACGGTGAAGCTGGCGGGCGAAGCCGGCACAGGTGGCCCTGGGGGCGCCTCCCTGGTGGTGAACTCCCAGGTCATCGCGGCCTCCATCAACAAGGAATCCAGCCGCGTCTTCCTCATGGACCCTGTCATCTTCACCGTTGCCCACCTGGAG GCCAAGAACCACTTCAACGCTAACTGCTCCTTCTGGAACTACTCGGAGCGGTCCATGCTGGGCTACTGGTCGACCCAGGGCTGCCGCCTGGTGGAGTCCAACAAGACCCACACCACGTGTGCCTGCAGCCACCTCACCAACTTCGCTGTGCTCATGGCTCACCGAGAGATC TACCAGGGCCGCATCAACGAGCTGCTGCTGTCGGTCATCACTTGGGTGGGCATCGTGATCTCCCTGGTCTGCCTGGCCATCTGCATATCCACCTTCTGCTTCCTGCGGGGCCTGCAGACAGACCGCAACACCATCCACAAGAACCTGTGCATCAACCTGTTCCTGGCCGAGCTGCTCTTCCTGGTTGGGATAGACAAGACTCAGTATGAG ATCGCCTGCCCCATCTTCGCCGGCCTGCTGCACTACTTCTTCCTGGCCGCCTTCTCCTGGCTGTGCCTGGAGGGCGTGCACCTCTACCTGCTGCTGGTGGAGGTGTTTGAGAGCGAGTATTCCCGCACCAAGTACTACTACCTGGGGGGCTACTGCTTCCCAGCCCTGGTGGTGGGCATCGCCGCGGCCATTGACTACCGCAGCTATGGCACCGAGAAGGC CTGCTGGCTGCGAGTGGACAATTATTTCATCTGGAGCTTCATTGGACCCGTCTCCTTTGTCATCGTG GTGAACCTGGTGTTCCTCATGGTGACCCTGCACAAGATGATTCGAAGCTCATCTGTGCTCAAGCCTGACTCCAGTCGCCTGGACAACATTAA ATCCTGGGCCCTGGGGGCCATTGCGCTGCTCTTCCTGTTGGGTCTTACCTGGGCTTTTGGCCTCCTCTTCATCAACAAGGAGTCAGTGGTCATGGCCTATCTCTTTACTACCTTCAACGCCTTCCAGGGGGTCTTCATCTTCGTCTTTCACTGCGCCTTACAGAAAAAG GTGCACAAGGAGTACAGCAAGTGCCTGCGTCACTCCTACTGCTGCATCCGTTCCCCACCAGGGGGTACTCACGGCTCCCTTAAGACCTCAGCCATGCGAAGCAACACCCGCTACTACACAGGGACCCAG AGCCGAATTCGGAGGATGTGGAATGACACCGTGAGAAAACAGACGGAGTCCTCCTTCATGGCAGGCGACATCAATAGCACCCCCACCCTCAACCGAG GTACCATGGGGAACCACCTACTGACCAACCCTGTGCTGCAGCCACGTGGGGGCACCAGCCCCTACAACACCCTCATCGCCGAGTCAGTGGGCTTCAATCCCTCGTCGCCCCCTGTCTTCAACTCCCCAG AGCACCCCCTGGGAGGCCGGGAAGCCTGCGGCATGGACACCCTGCCCCTTAATGGCAATTTCAACAACAGTTACTCCTTGCGAAGTGGGGATTTCCCTCCAGGGGACGGGGGCCCAGAGCCACCCCGAGGCCGGAACCTGGCCGATGCTGCCGCTTTTGAGAAGATGATCATCTCGGAGCTGGTGCACAACAACCTGCGAGGCAGCAGCAGCGGGGCCAAGGGCCCTCCGCCCCCCGAGCCCCCTGTGCCACCTGTACCAGGGGGTGGTGGCGAGGAGGAGGCCGGTGGGCCCGGGGGTGCTGACCGGGCGGAGATCGAACTTCTCTATAAGGCCCTCGAGGAGCCACTGCTGCTGCCCCGGGCCCAGTCGGTGCTGTACCAGAGTGACCTGGATGAGTCAGAGAGCTGCACAGCGGAGGATGGCGCCACCAGCcggcccctctcctcccctccggGCCGGGACTCCCTCTATGCCAGCGGGGCCAACCTGCGGGACTCGCCCTCCTACCCGGACAGCAGCCCCGAGGGGCCCAGTGaggccctgcccccacccccacccgcacCTCCTGGCCCCCCTGAAATCTACTACACCTCGCGCCCACCGGCCCTGGTGGCCCGGAACCCCCTGCAGGGCTACTACCAGGTGCGGAGGCCTAGCCACGAGGGCTACCTGGCAGCCCCAGGCCTCGAGGGGCCAGGGCCTGATGGGGATGGGCAGATGCAGCTGGTCACTAGTCTCTGA